The window TCGTCACACGCTACGACGAACGGCTCGACACCGCCGCCTTCGCCGACCTCGACGCGAGTCCCAACGGCCTGCAGGTCGGCCCCGAGTCGGCCGACGTGGACCGGGTCGCCTTCGCGGTCGACGCGGTGGCGGCGACCGCCGAGGCCGCAATCGAGGCCGGTGCGGACCTGCTTGTCACTCACCACGGGATCGTCTGGGGCGACATCGAGCGCGTCACCGGGCGGAACTACGGCCGCATCGCGCCGCTCCTCCGGAACGACGTGGCGCTGTACGTCTCACACCTCCCGCTGGACAGCCACCCGGAACTGGGCAACGCGGCCGGGGTCGCGGACCACCTCGACCTCGACGGCCGGGAGCCGTTCGGCGAACTCGGCCCGGAGACGGTCGGCCTGCGCGGAACTGCGCCGGAGGCGTACAGCCACGCCGACCTCCGGGCGAGACTCGACGCGTTGGCGCAGGGAGACCAGTCGACGCAGGTGCTGGACTTCGGTCCCGACGAGATCGAGTTGATCGGTGTCGTCACGGGTGCGGGCGGCGACTGGCTCTCGGAGGCCGAGGCGCTCGGACTGGACGCGCTGGTCACCGGCGAGGGGAAGGGACGGCTCTACCACGAGGCGAGAGAGGCCGGCGTCTCGGTGTTCCTCGCGGGCCACTACGCGACCGAGACCTTCGGCGTCCGCCGGTTACAGACGCTCGCCGACGACTGGGGCCTGGAGACGACCTACGTCGAGCATCCCACCGGATTGTAACGCTCGACCGACCCGCGCGGCTCACTCCTCTGGCTGGAGAATCGACGCGCCCTCGAACACCTTCCCGAGTCGGAACATCGACGCGACCACCGCGTCACAGGCCGGGCGGACCGCGTCCTTCGGCAGGAAGCCGACCGACAGCCCCGCGACCTCCAGCATCGGCAGGTCGTTCGCCCCGTCGCCGACCGCGACCGTCCGACTCATCGGCACGTCGAGTTCCTCGGCCAACCCTTCCAGTGCGTGATCCTTCGTCCCCTCGATCAGCGGGCCTTCGACCTCGCCAGTCAGTCGCCCACCCTCCACGGGGAGGCGGTTGGCGACGATGGTGTCCACCGACACGTCCTCGTGGGCCAGCGCGCGCTCCACGCCGCGCTCGAAGCCACCGGTGAGAATCGCGGTGTGGTGGCCGGCCTCGTTCAGTCGGCGGAGCACGTCGGCCGCGCCGGGGCGGAGTCGGACCTGCCCGTAGGCTTCCTCGGCCTTCTCCTCCGAGAGCCCTTCGAGCAGGCTGGCGCGCTCGCGCAGGCTCTCGGCGTAGCTGATCTCGTCGTTCATGGCGCGCTCGGTGATGTCGGCCATCCGGGCCGCGACGCCCTCCTGTTCGCCCAGCAGCACGGTCATCTCCGAGTCTGACAGCGTCCCGTCGAAGTCGAACGCGATGAGTCGCATACCGGTCGCTCGGGCGCGGTGGGTTTCAAACCTACCGAAGGTGGCAGCGCCGGGGCGGCCGTCGGCCCGCCCGCGACCGACTGCCGGGTCAGTAGTCCGTCCAGGCTCGCGGGCCGAACTCCGCCCCCCGGACCCGGACCTGTCGGTCACCCGTGTCCGTCTCGCGGAGTTCGACCAGCGCGTCGAACGGCTGTTTCAGGATCTCCAGGTCCCGCGAGTCAGGGACCGTGCTGTCGATGGCGAAGACGCCGACGAACTCCGAACTGGCGATCCGCCCGGTCAACACGTGGACGAACTGGAAGACGCGCCGGAGGTCGGCGTACATCAGGATGGTCGACAGCGAGTGGAGGCCGACCCGTGCCGCGACGCCGTCGTCGTAGAACGCTCGGAGGTACTCGGTCAGTCCGATGCCGATACCCGTCAGGTCGCCCGGGTCGGTGACGTACCGGCGGTAGGGACTCTCGGGGGCGCGGCCGAAGCCGTTCGCGCGGCTCACGCAGTCGACGATCGGCAGTCGTTCGTCCGGGACCGGACCGGCCAGTCGCCGGAAACCGCCGGCGATCGTCTCCGCGTCCTGCCGGGTCGTGACGAGCACGTTCCCGCGTTCCGTCGCGTCGCCCGCCCCGACGAGCGACAGCAGGATGTCACGCTTGCCGGTCATCACCGGTCCGGCCACGAGGACGTTCGTCCCCGACTCGATCTCGTCGCCGCGCAACACGGCGGGTTCCTCGTCCACGTGGTGTGCCTCCGACTTGCCACGTGCTACGTGCCGGTCGTATTTCAAACCCTGCAACCCTCGCTCGTGATCGTCCGGAGACCGCCGGAGGCAGGTCGGTCGAGGTTCCGAGCGGACGCGGTCCGTCACGCTCCCGAGCAGTCGGAGTCTGCCACTCCCGACGAGTCGAGGGCTGTCAACACACCGCGTGAGGGCGCAACAATAGGGCCATAGAGAAACCGTTATCCACCGTCCGAAGCAGAGTACGCCCATGAAGATACTGGTCACGGACCCAGTCGCGGACGCCGGCATCGCGCGACTCCGCGACGCCGGCCACGAGGTCGAGACCGCCTACGAGGTGGCAGACGAGGAACTGCTGGCGGCCGTCGCGGACGCCAACGCGCTGATCGTCCGGTCCGGGACCGAGGTGACCGAGGCCGTCTTCGAGGCCGCCGAGGACCTCGTCATCGTCGGCCGCGCCGGCATCGGCGTGGACAACATCGACATCGACGCCGCGACCGACCACGGCGTGATCGTCGCCAACGCCCCGGAGGGGAACGTCCGGGCCGCCGCCGAGCACTCGGTGGCGATGGCGTTCGCGGCCGCGCGGTCGATCCCGCAGGCTCACGCCCGTCTGAAGGCCGGCGAGTGGGCCAAGGGCGACTACCTCGGGACCGAGGTCAACGGCAAGACGCTCGGGGTCGTCGGTCTCGGTCGCGTCGGCCAGGAGGTCGCCAAGCGTCTCGGCTCGCTGGGCATGGACATCGTCGCGTTCGACCCGTACATCGGCGAGGAACGCGCCGAACAGATCGGCGCGGAACTGGTCGACCTCGAGGACTGTCTCGCACGCGCCGACTTCCTGACGGTCCACACGCCCCTGACGCCGGAGACGGAGAACATGATCGCCGAGGACGAACTGGCGACGATGGGCGGCGGCTACCTGATCAACTGCGCCCGGGGCGGCGTCGTCGACGAAGACGCCCTCGCTGGGGCAGTCGAGTCGGGGACGCTCGACGGCGCGGCGGTGGACGTCTTCGCCGACGAACCGGTCGCGCCGGACAACCCACTGCTCGCGGTGGAAGACATCGTGGTGACGCCGCACCTCGGCGCGAGTACCGAGGCGGCACAGGAGTACGTCGCCACCAGCATCGCGGACCAGATTCTCGCCGCGTTCGCCGACGAACCGGTCGTCAACGCGCTGAACGCCCCGTCGGTGGACAAGAGCGCGTTCCCGCGCATCCGGCCGTACATCGACCTCGCGGAGACCGCCGGGAAGGTCGCCGCACAGGTGTTCGACGACCGCGTCTCGGAGGTGACGGTCAGCTACGAGGGCGACATCGCCGAGGAGGACGTGGACCTCGTCACCGCCAGCGCCCTGAAGGGCGTCTTCGAGCCGCTGGAGTGGCAGGTGAACGCGGTCAACGCCCAGAAGATCGCAGAAGAGCGCGGCATCGACGTGACCGAGCGGAAGTCCCGCCAGACCGAGGACTTCCAGAGTCTCATCACCGTCACCGTCTCGGACGGCGAGGAGTCGGTCGGCGTCTGCGGGACGCTCTTTGCCGGTGACGACCCCCGGATCGTCCGCATCGACGGCTTCCGGGTGGACGCCATCCCCCACGGCCAGATGCTCGTCGCGCGCAACTACGACCGGCCGGGCGTCATCGGCTTCATCGGGACGGTGCTGGGCGACAACGACATCAACATCGCGGGGATGTTCAACGCCCGCGAGACGCGCGGTGGCGAGGCGCTGACGGTGTACAACCTCGACCAGCCGGTCTCCGACGAGGTCCGGGCGACACTGCTCGCGGACGAGCGACTGATCGACGTGAAGAACATCACGCTGAACGGCGAGTAGGGCGGCGAGTCGCCCCCCGTCAGGCTGAGTCGGGCGGCCGCCACCGGACACGCGACCGGGACGTCGCGACTCGCGTCAGTCGTCGGTACAGCAACAGTCGGTGCAGGATTCGTCGGCGGTGCAGTGACAGTCGGCGCAGGAACAGGAGCTCATTCGGAGGGTGCCTCCACGGGAAGGAAGGCACGGCCGCCACAAAGGTCTTTTTCGGGGTTCGATTGACTACGAAGATAGATCGTTCCGGAGACAGGTCACCGCAGGCGGAGGAGACGGGCGAGTCGGAGGCGGAGCGAGTCGTCGGGGACGGCGGTGTCGGACTGCGCTGTCTGCTGGTCGTGGCTCGAGACGGCGTGTTCGTACTGGCGTCTGCGTTCGGCTTCACGGTCGGCCCGGCGGTCGAGTTCGGCGCGGAGCGTGGCGTTCTCGTGTTCGAGTTCGGCGACGTAGAGGTCGCGGTCGGTGTCGGTCGCAGAGACCGCCGACTCGGCGTGGGGGGTGTCGCCGTCCCGTGGCCGGGTCCCGCGCGACTCGCCGGGACTGACGGTTCCGGTTGGGAGGTTGCTGAGAGGCACGTGTGAACCGTTGTCACTGTCTGGCAAAAATCCCCGGCAGACTCCTGTCGTGCGACCGTCTGACGTGCGAGGGTGACGGGGTGGATGGTCGGGGACGCGGGAGTCGCCGGCCTGCGGAACGACTGGCTGGACTGTCCTTCGACCGTGAGAGTACGACAGAGCGCGACAGCGACCGCGACTGCGCCGCACCCCGCACCCCGCGACCGCACAACACCGCCACGGCCCTGTACCGCCCCTCGCTCTCCACGGCCTCGACCACGGCGAGAGCGTGGCGCTCGCTAGCTCTCGTCACCGGCGCTTCGCGCCGACTGCTGGGGATCACCGGTCCCGCCCTGCTCACGTAGACCTCGCACGCGTCGTCGTCGCGCGCACCGGGAGGTTCCGTGAGACCGAACGGCGTCCGAGCGACGGGATCAGCCCACCCGACGCACACCTACAGGCCGGCCACGTCTTCGATGGCGTCGGTCAGGCGCTCGATCGACTCCACGTCGTGCTCGCCCATGTGGCCGATACGGAAGGTTCGCTCGCCCAGATCGCCGTAGCCGTTCGAGAAGGCGAAGTCGTACTCCTCGGAGACCTGCTCGATGGTCCCGGCCACGTCGATGCCGGCGGTGTTCTCGATACAGCTCACGGTCTGGGACTCGTAGCCGTCCTCGGGGAACATGTCGAAGTGCTCGGCGGCCCAGTCGCGGGTGTACTCGGCCATCTCGCGGTGGCGCTCGCTCCGCCCCTCGTGGCCCTCCTCCAGCATGTACTTCATCTGCTTGCGGTAGGCGAGCATCACCGGGATGTTCGGCGTGGAGTGGGTCTGGCCCTTCCGGTCGTAGTAGTCGAGACAGCGCTGGAAACCGCCGTACCACGACGCCGACTCTTTGCCGACCTCGCGGTCGTAGGCGTCCTCGCTGACGACACAGATCGCCAGCCCCGGCGGCATGGCGAACGCCTTCTGCGAGGAGGCGAAGATCACGTCGATGTTGTGCGCGTCGATGTCGACGTAGTCGCCGCCGAGACACGACACCGCGTCCACGACGAAGTAGGTGTCCGGGTACTCGGCGACCACGTCGCCGATCGCCTCGACCGGGTTCCGGACGCCGGTCGAACTCTCGTTCATGACACAGCCGACCATGTCGTAGTCCTTCTCGCTCGACTCCAGCGCCTCGCGCACGTCCTCGGGCTTGACAGCTTTCCCCCAGTCGTACTCCAGTCGGTCGACGTCCTTGCCGAGACGGTCGGCGACGTTGGCGAAGCGCTCGCCGAAACTGCCGGAGGTCGCACAGAGCATGTGGTCGTCGACGAGGTTCAGCGTCGCGGCCTCCCAGAACTCGGTGCCGGAGGCCGTGAGCACGATCACGTCGTTGTCGGTCCCGAGGAACGTCTTCGTGTCCTCGACGATGGTCGTGTAGAGGTCGGTCATCCGGTCCATCCGGTGTCCGAACATCGGCTGTGCCATCTCCTGGATCACGTCGTCGCGGACCTCGGTCGGGCCGGGGATGTACAGCGTCTTGTCCTGATAGTCGTCCGTGTACTCCTGTTTCTCGGTCACGTGGGCCACCTGATAGAGACCACTGGGTCGCCGGACGTGATGGTACTTTTGGATGGCGCACTTCGGAGCAGTCGTCCCGGGTTGTCAGGGAGTCGAAGATCGGCTCGAACGTCCGAACAGCATCAGTCCGAGTCTCCGTACAGTACGTCGTCGATGTCGTCTTCGGTCATCGTGACACCGGACGAGACCATCCCCTCGTGACACGCTTCTCGTTCGTCCCCAGCGGACTGGTCGTTCGGCTTCGGTTCCAAGCCGTCGATGCGGTCGAATGCGGCCCGGCTCTCGGCTTCAAGTGCCCGAATCTCCTCGGTGTTGTCCTCGTAGTACGACAGCGCCTCGTGAACAGCCGCGAGTGAGATTTCCAAGTTGTCGGCGACCGACGCTGGCGACTGCTCACCATCGACGATTCTCCCGACGATGTGGCGCACACCGATCCGTGTTCCGTCGATCCGAGGTTCTCCGCCGAGTACCCCGTCGTCACGGACGATGCTCATACAGAACAGACAGTCCTACTAGCAGTTATACGTTGTCGAAATAGTCACACCACGTACTCACTCGAACGAGTCCGGGTCACGCATCGCGCGGGCCACGTCCACTGCCGCGACGTTCTCCGACACGTCGTGGACGCGGATGATGTCGGCACCGCGATCCGCCGCCAGCGCGGTCGTAGCGACCGTCGCCGACAGTCGGTCGTCCGGGCCACGCCCGATCAACTCGAACAGCGACTTGTGGGAGTGGCCGACGAGCAGTGGACAGCCGAGCGCCTCGAACTCGTCCAGCCGATCCAGCAGTTCGAAGTTCTCGACCTTCGACTTCCCGAAGCCGATGCCCGGATCGACAACGACGCGCTCGCGGGGGATGCCGGCCTTCTCGGCCAGCAGGACGCGCTCGCGGAGTTCGGCGATCACGTCGGTCACCACGTCGTCGTAGGTTACGTCTCGGTTCGGATCGACCGGCGCGTCGATGGAGTGCATCACGATTACCGGCACCTCGCGGTCGGCCGCGAGGAAGCGCATCGCGGGATCGGCCAGTCCGGTCACGTCGTTCAGAATCGTCGCGCCCGCGTCGAGCGCCGCCGCCGCGACCTCGGCTTTCCGGGTGTCGATCGACACGGCGACGTCGAGGTCCGCGAGCGCCTCGACGACCGGGACGACGCGGTCGATCTCCTCCTCGACAGACACCGGGTCCGCGCCGGGGCGGGTGCTCTCGCCGCCGACGTCCACGATGCCGACGCCGGCCTCGACCATCGACTCGGCCTGCGCCACGGCGTCCTCGACCGCCTCGAACTCGCCGCCGTCGTGGAAGCTGTCCGGCGTGACGTTCACGACGCCCATCACGCACGGGCCGGCCGACCACGGATACTCGCGGTCGGTCGCTGACGACTGTTCGGCGGAACTCGTCGCCTCGCCGGTCTGTCGAACCTGCGACCTGATCTCCTCGACGACTGCCGACAGTCCCATCGGGGCGTCGGCCAACCGCTCGGCGAGCGCGTCGAACTCGGACAGCCGTCCGCCGAGGACGACCTCCACGAGTTCCCCGCCGCGCGTCTGCCCGGAGACGACCCCGGTGCCGCCGAGCGCCCGGAACTCGCTCGCGGCGCGGTCGGCGGCGTCACGGTCCAGTCGGGTCGTGACGACGCGGTACTGGAGGTCGTCGGTGTGGTCTGCGCGGTCGTCGCCCGCCGCGTTCGCTCGGCGGAGAACGGCCGCTGCGTCCTCGGCGTCCCGGACGGTCGTCGGCACGTCGGTCCGGGTCCACGTCCGTCGGGCCTCGGCGACACAGAACAGCGAGCCGACGACCAGCACGCAGTCGGCGGGGGCTGTGCGGTCGCGGGCCGAGGCGAGTGCGTCGGCGACCGACCCGCCGACCTCCACCGACTCGGCACCCGCGCGGTCGAACACCTCGGCGAGCACCTCCGGGTCCTCGGCGCGAGAGAGGTTCGGTTTGCAGGTCGTCACGGAGGCGGCGGTGGGGAGCGCGTCGGCCATCGCCCGGTGGTCCTTGTCGTGCATCGCCCCGAAGACGAGATGCAGGTCGTCGTAGTCGAACTCCGCGAGCGTCTCGGCGACCGACTCGCAGGCACTCGGGTTGTGCGCGCCGTCGAGGACGACGAGAGGGTCGGTCTCCAGCACCTCGAACCGGCCGGGCCAGTGTGCGTTTCGCAGGCCACGGGCGAGTGTCTCCTCGTCGACGTCCGCGAGTTGGCGAACCAGCGCGACCGCGCATCCGGCGTTCGTCGCCTGATACCGCCCGAGCAGCGGTAGTCGTGCGTCGACTTCCCAGTCCGGGCCCACGAGCGAGACGGCCGACTCGGTGTGGTTCGTCCGGCCCTCGTAGCTGCAGGTCACGTCCGGTGTGTCGTGGGAGTCCGTGTCGTCGGACTCTGCCGACTCGGCCGCCTCGGCCGACGCGAAGCCGACCGTCACGAGGTCGCCGGCCGCCGCCCGGAGTGTCGAGAGCGCCTCGCCGGTCGCGGCGGTGACGAGCGGTGCGTCGCTCGGCGCGACGGCGGCCTTCTTCTCGGCGATCTCCGCGACGGTGTCACCCAGCACCGCGGTGTGTTCGAGCGAGACGTTCGTCACCGCGCTGGCGACCGGGTCGACGACGCTCGTCGCGTCGAGTTTCCCGCCCATGCCGACCTCCAAGACGGCGACGTCGACCGCCTCGCGACCGAAGAACCAGAGGCCGAGCGCCGTCACCGTCTCGAAGAAGGTCAGTGGCTCCCCGTCGGCAGAGCGCTCGACGAGAAACGGCTTCGCGGTCTCGACGAACTCGGTGACGGCCGAGCGTGGGATCGTCCGCCCGTCGACGCGGACGCGTTCCGTGAGATCGTCGAAGTGCGGAGACGTGTAGAGGCCGACCGTCAGGCCGGTCTCCCGGAGGATCGACTCCACCATCGTGGCCGTGCTCCCCTTCCCGTTCGACCCCGCGATCTGGACGAACCGCACGTCCTCGTGGGGGTCCCCGAGGAACGCGAGTAGCTCCCGGATCGACTCGGTCCCCGGATCGACCTGAAATCGCCGGAGGTCGAACAGGAAGTTCGCGGCCTCGTCGTACTCCATGGGTTCGGAAACAGAGTCCCCGCGCTTTAGCCTGTCGGACGCGGCCTCGTCGTCCTGCAAACCGGGCGACGACTACGACTCGCCGAACCGCTCTGCGACCGCCTGCCGGTCGATCTTCGAGGGACCGGAGGTCGGCATCTCGGCGACGAACGCGAGGTGTCGCGGGCGCTTGAACCGCGCCAGTCGCCCGTCGAGGAAGTCGGTCAACTCCTCCAGCGTCAGCGACTCGTCGCCCTCCACGACCGCCTTCCCGACCTGTCCCCAGCGGTCGTCCGGGACCGGGATCACGACGACCTCCGACACCTTCGGGTGATCCGCGATCGCGTCCTCGACCTCCGGCGGATAGACGTTCTCGCCGCCCGAGACGTACATGTTCTTCTTCCGCCCCTCGACGTGGACGTAGCCGTCGGCGTCGATGCGCGCGAGGTCGCCGGTCGAGACCCAGCCGTCACCGAAGGTCTCGGCCGTCTCCGCATCGTTGCGCCAGTAGCGGTCGCCGGCGTGGTTCCCCCGGAGTTCGAGTTCGCCGATCTCACCCGCCGGCAAGATGTTCCCGTCGTCGGCGACGATCCGCACGTCGACGTGCATCGCCGGCACGCCGACGCTGTCGGCCTTCTCGCGGGGCCAGCCGTCGGGCATGGCGAAGTTGTTCGGGCCGCACTCGGTCAGGCCGTACCCCTGCGAGAGATCCACGTCGCGGTCCCACCACGCCTCCAGCACCGACTGTCGGCAGGGCCCGCCGCCGGACTTGGCGAACCGCAGACTCGACAGGTCGGTGTCGGTCCAGTCGTCGGATTCGGCCATCGCCCGCAGGACCGCCGGCACCGCGATCAGGAGGCTGGCGTCGTGACGCGGGATCAGCGACAGCACCTCGCTCGGGTCGAACTCGCGAGCGATCACGACGGTCCCGCCGAGGTGAAAGAGGGGGACGGTGATGACGTTCCAGCCGCCGGTGTGGAAGAGCGGGAACACCATCGGGGTGGTGTCGTCCGGGCGGAGCCCCCACGCCGTGATCGTGTTGAAGGAGTTCCAGTAGATCGACTCGTGGGTGATCACGGTCTCTTTCGGCACGCCGGTCGAGCCGCCGGTGTGGAGCAGGAGGTGCGGGTCCGACAGCGCGAGGTCGGCGGTCTCGACCGCCGAGTCGTCGGCGGGGAGCGACTCGTGGTAGCTTCCCCGGTCGGAGTCGCCGAGCGTCGGTGTGGTGTCGATGGCGGTGTCGTTCACGTCGCCAGCCGAACTCTGCTCGCTGTCGGCTCCGAGTGTCAACACGGTCGGCTCGACTGCACAGTCCTCGTGGGCCAGTACGTCCTCGGCGAGACGCTCGAAGGGTTCTTCGACGACCACCAGTTTCGGCGCTACGTCCGACAGCATCACCGCGAGTTCCGGCGGCGCGAGGCGGTGTGAGAGCGGTGCGAGGACACCGCCGGTCTTCCCGCAGGCGAAGAAGAGGTCGATCAGTTCGGGCCGATTCCGCGAGAGCACGGCGATCCGGTCGCCAGATTCGACGCCGGACTCGCGGAGCAGGCGGGCGGTGCGGTTCGCGCGGGCGTTCAGGTCGGCGTAGGTGAACTCGCGGTCCGTGCTGGCGTCCACGAGTCCGACTCGCTCGGGGGAGAGTCGCGCCCGGCGGTCGGCCCACTGGCCGATCCACCCCGGCGGTTCGGGTCGTCTGCTCTCGTCGGTCGCGGCCGTCTGCTCGTCGGACTCGTCGCCGAGTCCGGCCGGCGACTCACGCGGCATCGGCGAGGAAGCTCCGGAGTCGGTCCGTCACACGGTCGGCCTGCTCGACGAAGAACAGATGCGGTCCCCCGTCGACCGTCTCCAGTTCGCTGTTCGGCAGTTTCTCGTGCAGGAGTCGGCTGTTCTCGACGGGGAGCACGCGGTCGTCGGTCCCGTGGAGCAGGAGCGTCGGCAGGTCGACGTCGCCGACCTCGTCGCTGACGTCGAACGCCGCGACGCCGCCGGCCTGCGCTTCTCGGCCAGCAGGTGTCGCGTCACCGGCCAGTCGCCAGTCGACGATCTGCTCGATCAGGTCGTCGTTCTCCGCCCAAAAGTCGGGAGACATCGCCGGTTCCATCTTGTACCGGATCGCCTCGCGTTCGTCGGCGTCTTCGGGGACGCCGAACATGCGCTCTTGCGTCTCGGGTGGTGTCGGCACCGCCTCCTCGCCGCCGTGGGAGGTGCAGAGCAGGGCCAGCGACTCGGCGCGGTCGTAGTCGAGGGCGTACTGCTGGGCGATCATCCCGCCCATGCTCGCGCCGACGACGTGGACCGACTCGATGCCGGCGTCGGCCAGCACCGCCTCCAGATCACTCGCCATCTCGGCGACGGTGTACGGTCCTTCCGGCACGTCGGAGTCGCCCGTGCCCCGGTTGTCGACGACGATTGTCCGGTACTCCTCGGCGAGTGGCTCTGCTTGCCACTGCCACATCCAGCGTCCGTAGCCCAGTCCCTCCACGAAGACGACCGTCGGTGGAGATGCGTCCGAGTCCGCACCGCCGTCGCCGCCGAGCGTCCCCTCGTCGGGACCGTCGACCTCGTAGTAGATCGAGACCCCGTCGTTGTCCGCGTACATACTGGTCAGTCGAGACGGTCCGGTAATCAAACGCGGGCTTCACATGTTAACCCGGATCGCTTTGTCGCCCGCACACCCTCCCTCGGTATGCCAGTCGCGACCGTCGGCGACACCGCCACGAGCAGGATGACGGTGTCCGACGACACCATCGCACAGTACGCCGAGTTGTCGGGCGATCACAACCCGATCCACACCGACGACGACTACGCCGAGGCGACGATGTTCGGCGGCCGAATCGCCCACGGGATGCTCTCGGCGGGCGCGATCAGTGCCGCCCTCGCCGACCTGCCGGGCGACATCGTCTACCTCTCACAGGACCTCTCCTTCGAGAACCCGGTCCGGCCCGGCGACACTGTGGAGGCGCGCGCCGAGGTCGCCGAAGCACTCGGCGGGGATCGGATTCGCGTCGAGACCGTCGCGGACGTGGTGGACGGCGACCGCGTGCTGTCCGGCGAGGCGGTCGTGCTGTCGGTGCCGCACGAGGAGTGAGTCGGCACCAGCAGACGCACTACGACGACCCGACTCAGTCGTCGTCCGACGCCTCCGGGACGGCGTCGTCCGCTACCGTGTCGTCCGAGTCGCCGTCACTCTCGTCGTCGTCGGCTCCGATCTCCGGACCGGGACCCGGTCCGCCCGCGTCGACCACGTTGTCGGTCCACGTGCCCCGGAGGAACCAGAGGCCGGCGACGACCGGCGTGATCAACTGCGAGAAGGCGATGGCGTACCAGACGCCGTTCGGCCCGAGACCGACGAACTCCACCAGCGCGACGCCCGGCGGGATGCGGAACAGCCACAGCGACAACAGCGAGAACGCCATCGCAGTCCGGGTGCTCCCACTCCCCCGGAACCCGCCGGCGATCACGTGGAAGACACCGAGTCC of the Salinirubrum litoreum genome contains:
- a CDS encoding Nif3-like dinuclear metal center hexameric protein; this encodes MDLSEIVTRYDERLDTAAFADLDASPNGLQVGPESADVDRVAFAVDAVAATAEAAIEAGADLLVTHHGIVWGDIERVTGRNYGRIAPLLRNDVALYVSHLPLDSHPELGNAAGVADHLDLDGREPFGELGPETVGLRGTAPEAYSHADLRARLDALAQGDQSTQVLDFGPDEIELIGVVTGAGGDWLSEAEALGLDALVTGEGKGRLYHEAREAGVSVFLAGHYATETFGVRRLQTLADDWGLETTYVEHPTGL
- the serB gene encoding phosphoserine phosphatase SerB, producing MRLIAFDFDGTLSDSEMTVLLGEQEGVAARMADITERAMNDEISYAESLRERASLLEGLSEEKAEEAYGQVRLRPGAADVLRRLNEAGHHTAILTGGFERGVERALAHEDVSVDTIVANRLPVEGGRLTGEVEGPLIEGTKDHALEGLAEELDVPMSRTVAVGDGANDLPMLEVAGLSVGFLPKDAVRPACDAVVASMFRLGKVFEGASILQPEE
- a CDS encoding DUF7504 family protein, producing MDEEPAVLRGDEIESGTNVLVAGPVMTGKRDILLSLVGAGDATERGNVLVTTRQDAETIAGGFRRLAGPVPDERLPIVDCVSRANGFGRAPESPYRRYVTDPGDLTGIGIGLTEYLRAFYDDGVAARVGLHSLSTILMYADLRRVFQFVHVLTGRIASSEFVGVFAIDSTVPDSRDLEILKQPFDALVELRETDTGDRQVRVRGAEFGPRAWTDY
- the serA gene encoding phosphoglycerate dehydrogenase codes for the protein MKILVTDPVADAGIARLRDAGHEVETAYEVADEELLAAVADANALIVRSGTEVTEAVFEAAEDLVIVGRAGIGVDNIDIDAATDHGVIVANAPEGNVRAAAEHSVAMAFAAARSIPQAHARLKAGEWAKGDYLGTEVNGKTLGVVGLGRVGQEVAKRLGSLGMDIVAFDPYIGEERAEQIGAELVDLEDCLARADFLTVHTPLTPETENMIAEDELATMGGGYLINCARGGVVDEDALAGAVESGTLDGAAVDVFADEPVAPDNPLLAVEDIVVTPHLGASTEAAQEYVATSIADQILAAFADEPVVNALNAPSVDKSAFPRIRPYIDLAETAGKVAAQVFDDRVSEVTVSYEGDIAEEDVDLVTASALKGVFEPLEWQVNAVNAQKIAEERGIDVTERKSRQTEDFQSLITVTVSDGEESVGVCGTLFAGDDPRIVRIDGFRVDAIPHGQMLVARNYDRPGVIGFIGTVLGDNDINIAGMFNARETRGGEALTVYNLDQPVSDEVRATLLADERLIDVKNITLNGE
- a CDS encoding pyridoxal-phosphate-dependent aminotransferase family protein yields the protein MTEKQEYTDDYQDKTLYIPGPTEVRDDVIQEMAQPMFGHRMDRMTDLYTTIVEDTKTFLGTDNDVIVLTASGTEFWEAATLNLVDDHMLCATSGSFGERFANVADRLGKDVDRLEYDWGKAVKPEDVREALESSEKDYDMVGCVMNESSTGVRNPVEAIGDVVAEYPDTYFVVDAVSCLGGDYVDIDAHNIDVIFASSQKAFAMPPGLAICVVSEDAYDREVGKESASWYGGFQRCLDYYDRKGQTHSTPNIPVMLAYRKQMKYMLEEGHEGRSERHREMAEYTRDWAAEHFDMFPEDGYESQTVSCIENTAGIDVAGTIEQVSEEYDFAFSNGYGDLGERTFRIGHMGEHDVESIERLTDAIEDVAGL
- a CDS encoding DUF433 domain-containing protein translates to MSIVRDDGVLGGEPRIDGTRIGVRHIVGRIVDGEQSPASVADNLEISLAAVHEALSYYEDNTEEIRALEAESRAAFDRIDGLEPKPNDQSAGDEREACHEGMVSSGVTMTEDDIDDVLYGDSD
- the folP gene encoding dihydropteroate synthase, which translates into the protein MEYDEAANFLFDLRRFQVDPGTESIRELLAFLGDPHEDVRFVQIAGSNGKGSTATMVESILRETGLTVGLYTSPHFDDLTERVRVDGRTIPRSAVTEFVETAKPFLVERSADGEPLTFFETVTALGLWFFGREAVDVAVLEVGMGGKLDATSVVDPVASAVTNVSLEHTAVLGDTVAEIAEKKAAVAPSDAPLVTAATGEALSTLRAAAGDLVTVGFASAEAAESAESDDTDSHDTPDVTCSYEGRTNHTESAVSLVGPDWEVDARLPLLGRYQATNAGCAVALVRQLADVDEETLARGLRNAHWPGRFEVLETDPLVVLDGAHNPSACESVAETLAEFDYDDLHLVFGAMHDKDHRAMADALPTAASVTTCKPNLSRAEDPEVLAEVFDRAGAESVEVGGSVADALASARDRTAPADCVLVVGSLFCVAEARRTWTRTDVPTTVRDAEDAAAVLRRANAAGDDRADHTDDLQYRVVTTRLDRDAADRAASEFRALGGTGVVSGQTRGGELVEVVLGGRLSEFDALAERLADAPMGLSAVVEEIRSQVRQTGEATSSAEQSSATDREYPWSAGPCVMGVVNVTPDSFHDGGEFEAVEDAVAQAESMVEAGVGIVDVGGESTRPGADPVSVEEEIDRVVPVVEALADLDVAVSIDTRKAEVAAAALDAGATILNDVTGLADPAMRFLAADREVPVIVMHSIDAPVDPNRDVTYDDVVTDVIAELRERVLLAEKAGIPRERVVVDPGIGFGKSKVENFELLDRLDEFEALGCPLLVGHSHKSLFELIGRGPDDRLSATVATTALAADRGADIIRVHDVSENVAAVDVARAMRDPDSFE